The Cloacibacterium sp. TD35 region CAAATATAGTTTTTTTAGCGTTTTCAGAAAGTTATTTCAGGGAAAGTTTTAAGACTTCATGTTTTCTCCGTCTCTAAAATGTAGTCTTCTAAAGACAAAACCAGATAAAATAGTGAGAATTCCCATGACTAAAAAAGTATATCGAAATGCATTGTGAATATTTCCTTTGATAAGCTGCGTATCTCCTTCGAAAAGTTTTAAAATGATTAAGCCAAATGCAATTCCAAACCCAATAGCAATTTGTTGGTTTACAGAGATTAAGGAGTTTCCACTGCTCGTGTGACTGTCTCGTAAATCCGAAATGGAGATGGTATTCATAGAGGTAAATTGAATAGAATTAAAAAATCCTAAAACCAAAATTAAAGGAATGAACCAATAAATAGGAGCGTTAATTCCTGGGATTGCCATTAAACAGATAAGTGTTCCGATGAGAAAAGTATTGAACATCAGAGTTTTTCGATAGCCAAAACGATTCAGGATTTTAATAACGGCAGATTTTCCAAACATGGCGGTAATAGCCATAGGAGCTACAATCCATCCAGAAACTACTCCAGATTGTCCATAAGCAATTTGTATCATCAAAGGAATCAATAGCGGAATAGAGCTAATGCCTAATCTCGTAGCTAGGTTTCCTAAAAATCCTACTCTGAAGGTTCTTACCATGAATAATTCTAAAGGAAAAATAGGGTTATCTTGTTTTTTGGCATGTCTATAATAAAGGTAAATAAAAATAAAACCCATTAAAAATACCAATAGAACAGGGGTTATATTTTTAGCATTACCCATCCATTCTAAAGAGATGGAAAGTAATAAAGATGCTGCGGCAAAGAAAAGAAAACCTTTGAAATCAAAATCTATGATTTCTGAAAAATAATCAGGCATATATTTTATGCTAAGCACTACACCTAAAATCCCAATAGGAATATTCATTAAAAATATCCAATGCCAAGAAAGATAATCTACCATATACCCTCCAATTAATGGGCCGAGAACAGGGCCAATAAGTGCTGGAACTATTGCAAAATTCAATGCTTTTAGGAGTTCGCTTTTATCAAAAGTTTTAATAAGGGCGAGTTTGCCAACTGGCGTCATCAAGCTTCCTCCAATTCCTTGAATGACTCTTGATATTACTAAAAATGTTAAGTTTGGGGAAAGTGAACATAGCAGAGAGCCTAAACTGAATAGGATTAATGAAATGATAAATATTTTTTTCGTTCCAAATTTATCTGCCAGAAAACCACTAACAGGCATGAATAAAGCTAATGTTAAAACATAACTGATAATGGC contains the following coding sequences:
- a CDS encoding MFS transporter — translated: MKPSQIENIETTKKILPLILATAIFMQMLDSTILNTSLPSIAKDLNESPLNMQNAIISYVLTLALFMPVSGFLADKFGTKKIFIISLILFSLGSLLCSLSPNLTFLVISRVIQGIGGSLMTPVGKLALIKTFDKSELLKALNFAIVPALIGPVLGPLIGGYMVDYLSWHWIFLMNIPIGILGVVLSIKYMPDYFSEIIDFDFKGFLFFAAASLLLSISLEWMGNAKNITPVLLVFLMGFIFIYLYYRHAKKQDNPIFPLELFMVRTFRVGFLGNLATRLGISSIPLLIPLMIQIAYGQSGVVSGWIVAPMAITAMFGKSAVIKILNRFGYRKTLMFNTFLIGTLICLMAIPGINAPIYWFIPLILVLGFFNSIQFTSMNTISISDLRDSHTSSGNSLISVNQQIAIGFGIAFGLIILKLFEGDTQLIKGNIHNAFRYTFLVMGILTILSGFVFRRLHFRDGENMKS